The following proteins are encoded in a genomic region of Desulfovibrio sp. TomC:
- a CDS encoding FmdB family zinc ribbon protein: protein MPIYEYKCTKCGKEFEVLQRRFDVDEAPCEYCGAPGKRFMSNTSFVLKGTGWYVTDYKANGGCSASGGGEGGTAKSSDAPAADAAPAASPCSSGSCSSCPSAGSSASASSDASS, encoded by the coding sequence ATGCCCATCTACGAATACAAATGCACCAAGTGTGGCAAGGAATTTGAAGTGCTGCAGCGCCGCTTCGATGTCGATGAAGCGCCGTGCGAGTACTGCGGCGCGCCCGGCAAGCGCTTCATGTCCAACACGTCCTTCGTGCTCAAGGGCACGGGCTGGTACGTCACCGACTACAAGGCCAACGGCGGTTGCAGCGCCTCGGGCGGCGGAGAGGGCGGCACGGCCAAGTCGTCCGACGCCCCGGCCGCCGATGCTGCCCCGGCTGCCTCGCCCTGTTCTTCCGGTTCCTGTTCGTCCTGCCCCAGCGCCGGTTCGAGCGCTTCCGCCAGTTCAGACGCCAGCTCGTAG